The genomic window GCGATCGCCCCCTCCTTCTCCCGCCCGGCAATCGGATGGGTACCAATGAATCGTAGATGTCGCCTCCTCGCCACCTTAACAATCGCCCCCTTGGTACTCCCGACATCGATAATGAGGGGGCCTTGGGGAAGGAGCCTCAGATAACTCTCAACCGACTTGACCGGCGTTGCAAGAATGATGAGATCCTGTGAGGCAAGAGAAAGATGAAGGAGATCCCGATCTCTCTTCAGGCGAAAGCCCCTTGAGATCGCCTTGCGCCGAAAGGCAATCTTCAAGTTTTGAGGTTTTATGTCGACCCCCACGATCGGAATCTTTTTTAGTCTTCGCAACCCCAGGGCGATCGAGGTGCCGATCTGCCCCATGCCGACAATGATGATGCGAGAGCTCTTCACACGGTCGCCTTGGGGTAGGAGCCCAACACTTTTACAAAGAGACAGTACTGATCGAGTTCCTTCAATGCCTTCTGGAGTCGTTTCTCTTCGAGATGCCCGTCCATATCGAGATAGAAGATATACTCCCAAACCTTCTTCTTCAGGGGACGCGACTCAATTTTTGTGAGGTTGATCTTGTTCCGATAAAACGGCTCGAGCATCCGGTAAAGAACTCCCACCTGATCCTTGACCGAAAAAAGGATCGAGGTTTTGTCGCTCCCGGTCATACCGGGATTCTTACGTCCCAAAACCAGGAAGCGGGTCATGTTGTTCGGATTGTCCTCAATATGCCGCTCCGCAATCTTCAGACGGTAAACATGGGCCGCCTCCTCGCTCGCAATCGCCCCGGACCTGGAATCCTCGGCGGCCCGGGCCGCGGCGCGGGCCGTGCTCTCCACCTCAACGATCGGCGTGTTGGAAAATTTGTCTTCGAGCCAGGGACGACATTGGGCAACCGCCTGGGGGTGGGAATAAATTCTTTGAACCCCCCGGGTGCCCCCCGTAACAGTCAAAAAGTGGTGGGCAATCGGAAGGACAATCTCAGCACCAATTTTGAGCGAAGAATCCTGAAAACGGTCCAGAGTGGCACCCACCACCCCCTCCGTCGAGTTCTCAATCGGGACAACGCCACATTCGGTCCGTTTATTTTCCACCTCTTCAAAGACGCGTGAGATAGAGGTCATCGGGATCATCTCGCAGGAACGTCCAAAGTGCCGAAGGGCCGCCATATGCGTAAATGTCGCCTCCGGACCGAGGTAGGCGACCTTCATCGGGGCATGGAGGGAACGGGAGGCGGAAATAATCTCACTGAACACGGAAGGGATCGCACGGGTCGGGAACGGCCCTTTGTTTCTTTTTTTAAGGCGCTCCATGAGCAATTTTTCGCGGTGGGGGGTATAAAACTCCTCCCGGCTCGTTTTCTTGGCCTTCCCAACCTTCAGAACAATCCCGGCCCTCCGGTTGAGGAGTTTTAAGAATTGAGCGTCGAGCGCATCAATCTGGCGTCGAAGTCGTTCCAGCTCATTTTTTGGCACGGGATCAAACTAGGAGAAACGTCCTGAAAAATCAAAGAAAAATGAACGGCCCGTGCGCTATCTTTTTAACGAGTTTTGTTGCCATTTCTTTTGAGTCCTCCTAATGAGTCCCATCAAAGTGATGTCACTTAAAGAAGAACTCGAGGAGATGCAAAATAACGTCGCCCTCTATAAGGCAAGCGATGAGAGACATCTTCATATGGAAGGGCCTGACGCGACCGATTATCTCCAAAGAATGGTCACAAATGAGGTCAAGACCCAGCCGATCGGCGAGGGACGTCACAACGCCCTGCTCGATCGAAAAGGTCATCCCCTCTCCCTCTTCTTTTTGATTAGGCTCTCCGAAAACTTGTATCATCTGATTACACCACCCCAACTTAAGGAAAAGACCGCAGGGCTCTTGAAGAAATATAAGGTGATTGAGCGGTTTGAGATCAAAGATGTGAGTCAGGAGTGGGGGATTTATTGGGTAGTGGGATCTCCCGTGCCACCCGCTCTTCTGCCTGCTATTTGGCAAGAAACCATTTACAAAATCCCCGTTCGCAAAATTCTCTATCCCAAAAATAACCCCCCTCCACTGGGAGATCTCCCTTCTGTTTCCAGACAGGCAATTGACCTCTTAAGGATGGAGGCGGGGATCCCGGAATACGGTGTTGATATCGATGAGACGCATATTCTTCTGGAGGCCAATCTGGAGCATTGCTATAAGCGACAAAAAGGATGCTACCCCGGTCAGGAGGTGATCGAAAGAATATTGGCTTACGGTAAGGGACAGACACCGAAAAAACTTGTCACCCTGCTTGTAGAAGGAGAACGGGAGATACCCCCTAAGACAGCGATCTGGACGGCTGATAATCAAAAAGCAGGCGAAACAACCTCGGCCCTCTTTAACCCTTTAAAAAATGAGACCGTCGTCCTTGCCTACTTGGAGAATAAGTATCTTCCCCAAAGCAAGCTACATTTTGAGGATGGAACCTCTACAAAACTGCCCAGATGCTAGGCGCCCGCGAGCCAAAGACCGGAGCGTACTTGGCTGGTACGTGAGGATCTTTGGCGAGAGGGCAACAACGCAGATGGGCAGTTTTTAGAGGTTTTCTAAACCACTTCCAACGCACGCTCTAGATCCATGATAATATCATCGGGATCCTCCAGACCGACGGAGAGGCGAATCCCGTTTGAATCAACACCACGGCGCCTCTTCTCCTCCTCCGGCAAACCGGAGTGGGTCATCGAAAACGGGTTTTCAGCATCCCTGGCGATCTTGTCGATGAATCGCTCTGCCGCATGGTCATCCTTTCCCTTCAGCACAAAATAGATCATGCTGCCGGGGGCAAAGTTCCCGTGAAAGTCAGTCATCTGGGAGCGGGCCAGATCGGCCTGCGGAAAATCGGAAAGGCCTGGATAGAATACGGACCTGACCTTGGAATGATCTTTGAGGAAGGAGGCGACCTTCATCGCCACCTCCTGTTGCTGTTTCATCCGAAGCTCCAGGGTGGAGAGTCCGTAGACCAAAATCGGCCAGGCATTTTTGGGAGAAAGCACACCGCCGAAATCCTTTCGAAAAAGGAGCAACGCATTTTCATGCTCCTCCGAGCCGACAACCGCCCCTCCCATGTCGGTCCCGAATCCGCCGATATCCTTTGTGAGGCTATGGGCCACAAGATCAACCCCCAGGGAGAGCGGTCTCTGACAGAAAGGGGTTGCAAAGGTGTTATCGATAATAAGAACGATTTTATGATCCTTCTCCCTCTTTTGATTGGCCCGATCGGCCACCTTGTGGAGCGCACGAATATCAACAAGACGAAGATTCGGATTGAGAGGACTCTCAAAATAGATCACGCGCGTCTTGTCGTTGATTGCTGATTCGTACCCCTCGCTTGTCAGATCGACAAACCGGACCTTGATCCCCAATCTTGGAAACCAATTCGTAAAAAGACTGTAAGTGCATCCATACAGAATATCGTTGGCAAGGATCTCATCCCCCGCCTTCAAATTCACCAAACAGGCGGCCGCCACCGCCGCCATTCCGGAGGCAAACGCCACCGCCATTTCCGCCCCCTCGGCAAAGGCAAGATTCTCCTCGAGCATCCCGCGGGTCGGTTCATCAAGGCGGTCATAGATGTAGATCGGCAGATGCCTCTTCTGCGGTGTCTGATCACAGGCAAATTCAAAAAAGCCCTTGGCCCCCCGCTGTGAGGTGTCAAGCCGGAACGCCGTCGAGGCCGTCAAGGGTGGAATGACATGATGGCGATACTCCCACTTCTTGGAGTGAAACTTGCCGTGAATAAGATGGGTCGCCTTTTTATAAGGACGCCGATCGGATAGATCCTTCTTCTCCCCCGACATGCAGCCGGACGTAGCAGGAATCAATTCTTCTGACAACCCATTTGACAGGGTTATGGGGTGTGTTGAAAAATGGCTTTTGTGGACTGTTCAAAAATGCCCAGCTGCAAGACACCCCGAGGAGCCGCGACGCAGGCGTACTTGAGGGTACGTCGAGGAGCCGGCGACGAGGGGAACGCAGCAGATGGCATTTTTCAACAGTCCCTTATGCTTGCCGGTGGAGTCGCCCTCTTTTCATCCAACATCGGACAGGGCGAGTCTCTCCTTCCATCGTCGAAGGAGTTCCTGCTTAAGCAGGGAATGCGACAGAAGCCCCGGGTCGTTGTCGATTAACTGAAACGCCTCTTCGCGGGCGACTTTTAAAATCGGATAGTCCCGAAGCAGATTGGCCACACGAAGATCCGGCAGCCCTGATTGGCGCGTCCCCAGAAAATCCCCCGCCCCACGGATCTTTAAATCCTCCTCGGCGATCCGGAAACCGTCATTCGTCGCGCACATCACCTCAAGACGGCGGTAGGCATTCTCTGTCTTGCGGTAGTCGCTCACCAGGAGACAGCTCCCGGCCTTCACCCCCCTCCCAATCCTGCCCCGCAACTGATGAAGCTGCGATAGCCCGAACCGATCGGCATGTTCGATCACCATGAGTGTTGCGTTGGGGACATCGACACCGACTTCAATGACGGTCGTGGAGACGAGAAGATCGACCTCTCCGGCACGAAACTTCCTGAAAATAGTCTCCTTCTCATCGGCCACAATCCGTCCATGAAGGAGCGCAATACGGTGTTCCGGAAGGATCTTCTTCAACTCCTCACACATCTGCGTCGCGTCCTTGAGTGCCAGTTTCTCGCTCTCTTCAATGAGGGGATAGACGACATACCCCTGCTCCTTCCGCTCCAGGGCCTCACGAATTATACCGTAGAGCATCCCGCGGTTTCGTGACTCAATAATCTGGGTTCTCGTCGGCTGTCGTCCCGGCGGCATCTCATCAATAATGGAGAGATCAAGATCCCCATAAACGGTCATCGCAAGCGTGCGGGGGATCGGTGTTGCGGTCATCACAAGCACATCCGGAACAAGCGATCCCTCCTCCCCCTTCTGACGGAGCGCCATTCGTTGCAACACACCAAAGCGGTGTTGCTCATCAATAATCACGAGACCCAACTTTGCAAACTGCACCCCGTCTGAAATCAGGGCATGAGTCCCGATAACGAGTGAAAAGAGGCCACGCCGGATGCGGGAGCGATTCCGTTCCTTCTCCAAGGCGGTCTGCGATCCGAGCAAGAGACCAGCCGGAATCTTGAACGGGGCGAGAATTTTCTGGGCGGTCCGGCAGTGCTGTTCGGCCAAGATTTCGGTTGGGGCCATCAAGGCAACCTGATAACCGTTTTCAATCGCCGCCACCGCGGCCAGGAGGGAGACGATCGTTTTGCCGCTGCCGACATCCCCCTGCAGAAGCCGGTTCATCGGGGCACCCCTCCCCATATCAGAGTAAATTTCATTGAGGGCCTGTCTCTGCGCCTTTGTGAGATCGAACGGCAGCTGGCCTTGCCAATCCGCCCGTCTTGTCTCTTCGATGGTAAAGGGGATCCCCGGCTCGCCTCTCGCCTGACGTCTCTTCAGGGCGAGTCCCAGTTCCATCAGGAAAAACTCCTCAAAAATTTCGCGGTAATGCCCGGCGGAACGGCCATTGTTCAACTCCTCCACAGAGGAATCCGGCGCTGGAAAATGAATCCCATAGAGTGCCTCCTTCTTGGGAACAAGCCGACGCCTTGTCCTTAGTTCTTCCGGGAGTGGATCTGAAAAGGAGGCCCGTTCGAAACAGTTTCGGATCACTTTACGAACTGTTTTTTGTCCCAATCCGGAAATTTGTGAATAGGTCGGGATAATCCCTGGCGCAGCCACCTCGTCTAGAAGATCCGCCTCCAGCAACTCCACCTGGGGATGCACAAATTGAGGTTCGCCGCGATAAAGGGTCACCTCACCGGAGACGAGTAGCGCTTGTCCCTTTTGAAACCGCCCCTTCATCTGTTGGGGATAAAAATGAAACCATTTGAGGGAGACCGCCCCCGTCTCGTCCCCCAGAAGAACCTCAAAGAGCCTCCTCTTGCTTCGGCCAAAGAACAGAAGCCCCGACGACAGGACGCGCCCGACAACGGACGCCTGCCCCACTTTGAGGTTTCGTATCGATTCGAGCCTACTCCGATCCAGATATTTGTAGGGGAAAAAATAGAGGAGATCCTCTGCCGTCTGGATCCCCTTTTGGAGAAAGAGCTCCGCAATCCTCGGCCCCACACCAGGGATAAACCGGATTGGAATCTCTGCTATGTTATGGGACGGCCGGCTTGGAGGGAGCGGAACTGGGGCTCGTCCCGGTGAGGGATTGACGTTCAAGGATCTTGAACTCGACGCGACGGTTCCGGGCCCTTCCCTCTTCCGTATCATTGGTATCTCTCGGTTCAGATTCACCATACCCTTTGGCGGTCAGACGACCCTCTTGAACACCATGGTCAACGAGAAAGCGCTTCACCGCCTCAGCACGCTTCCCCGACAGTTTAAGGTTGTAAGTCTCATCTCCCTTGTTGTCTGTATGCCCACCGATTTCTACCTTAAGGATTTCAGGATGGTTCTTCAAGGTCTCAATAATCGCATCGAGGATATCCTGTGAGACCTCGCGAATCGACTCCTTCCCATGTTCAAAGTGGATCTTCTTCTTGATCTCAATCTCCTTCTCGCCGATCTCAACGAGGGACGATTCCGCAGGGGGAGGTGGGGGGGGCGGAGGTGTCGCCTCCACTTTCGGTTCCTTTTTTTGGGCGACCTTCTTTTTTCTTGTCTGACCTTGGGTATAGGCAACTCCCCCAATGATTCGATAGAACGGACTGCCATAGCTGTTAATGACACCCGCAGTGACTCCGGCTGAAAGGGCGAGCCCTGGCAAAGGTGGAATCCTGAAACGGATGCCACCCCCTCCTTCGAGCGGCGACTCCGATTCACGATCATACGGTCTCTTCAAGAGAAAGGAGCTATTGAGCTCGCCGATGAGATCAATCCAGTCAACGGTCTTGATCTTCAACCCGACTCCGATCGGGATGTAATCGTCCCTCTCGGTCACGGTACCCGGGAAAATAAATCCACTCCGGGCCATCAGTCCCAGATTGAACGACATCTCAGCCCTGTCAAGAAACTCACCATCCAGAACAAGCAGACCGCCTCCCGAGAAGGTTCCATCCGCCGCAAATTGATCCTCATTCCCTGTCGGGATCGAAAGGATCGGCACAATCGCAAAACCGACATCATAATCCTTGAGGTCCACCAATCGGAATTTCATCTGAATGCGAAGATCCCCCAGACCGCGACTCGTCGTTCGTGTGACGTTGTTACTGTCGGCGGTCAGACGGGTGAGGCTCGTTGCATCATTAAAGAGGACGACCGGCAGGACAACACTAAACTCCAGCCAATCGGTCAAACCAGCCGCAACGCCGATGTCCGTCATCCAGAGATTGTCGACCATCGGGACATTGGTCACCCCTCGAAGGAGCGGCTGATGGGCATAGTTGATCCCGACCCCGCCGTGAAACTGCCACTGTCCAAGCCCGCGCGATGAGAGAACCGAAAAGTAGGAGCCCGGCCCGATCGATGGTTTGAAATTTTCGACCGAAGCGCCGATATCAGCCCAGGAAAATCGGGCCAGCAAGAGGAGAAGAGGCAAAGTACGGATCACCCGTCGATGAGGCATGTCGGCCTGTTTCTAGCAGGGGAAAAATAAAAAACAAGAATTTAAAATTCGAAGGCCGGACGTGGCCGATGGGCCTTTGTCAGCATCCTGTTAGCCCCTGACTCCTTCCTGTAACAGCTGGAGAGGAACAGCGATGATCTACTGAAGCAGTTCATTGTTATCCGCCTCCGCCAGAAAACCCTGCCGTCTTGCGGAAGGGAGCTCCATTTTTTGGATCTCTCCCGCTTTTTCTCTTCGATAATCTGCAGCAGATAATTCACATTCTGCTCGTTTAACGACTTAAGGAGTCGACGCGCCCCTTCAATGATCGGCTCCTCACCTCTGCATCTGGTAACAACCTTCATTTTCATGAACGGTAGGATAAGGGACCCGTC from Deltaproteobacteria bacterium includes these protein-coding regions:
- a CDS encoding OmpA family protein, which translates into the protein MPHRRVIRTLPLLLLLARFSWADIGASVENFKPSIGPGSYFSVLSSRGLGQWQFHGGVGINYAHQPLLRGVTNVPMVDNLWMTDIGVAAGLTDWLEFSVVLPVVLFNDATSLTRLTADSNNVTRTTSRGLGDLRIQMKFRLVDLKDYDVGFAIVPILSIPTGNEDQFAADGTFSGGGLLVLDGEFLDRAEMSFNLGLMARSGFIFPGTVTERDDYIPIGVGLKIKTVDWIDLIGELNSSFLLKRPYDRESESPLEGGGGIRFRIPPLPGLALSAGVTAGVINSYGSPFYRIIGGVAYTQGQTRKKKVAQKKEPKVEATPPPPPPPPAESSLVEIGEKEIEIKKKIHFEHGKESIREVSQDILDAIIETLKNHPEILKVEIGGHTDNKGDETYNLKLSGKRAEAVKRFLVDHGVQEGRLTAKGYGESEPRDTNDTEEGRARNRRVEFKILERQSLTGTSPSSAPSKPAVP
- a CDS encoding aminotransferase class I/II-fold pyridoxal phosphate-dependent enzyme; the protein is MSGEKKDLSDRRPYKKATHLIHGKFHSKKWEYRHHVIPPLTASTAFRLDTSQRGAKGFFEFACDQTPQKRHLPIYIYDRLDEPTRGMLEENLAFAEGAEMAVAFASGMAAVAAACLVNLKAGDEILANDILYGCTYSLFTNWFPRLGIKVRFVDLTSEGYESAINDKTRVIYFESPLNPNLRLVDIRALHKVADRANQKREKDHKIVLIIDNTFATPFCQRPLSLGVDLVAHSLTKDIGGFGTDMGGAVVGSEEHENALLLFRKDFGGVLSPKNAWPILVYGLSTLELRMKQQQEVAMKVASFLKDHSKVRSVFYPGLSDFPQADLARSQMTDFHGNFAPGSMIYFVLKGKDDHAAERFIDKIARDAENPFSMTHSGLPEEEKRRRGVDSNGIRLSVGLEDPDDIIMDLERALEVV
- the recG gene encoding ATP-dependent DNA helicase RecG — protein: MIRKREGPGTVASSSRSLNVNPSPGRAPVPLPPSRPSHNIAEIPIRFIPGVGPRIAELFLQKGIQTAEDLLYFFPYKYLDRSRLESIRNLKVGQASVVGRVLSSGLLFFGRSKRRLFEVLLGDETGAVSLKWFHFYPQQMKGRFQKGQALLVSGEVTLYRGEPQFVHPQVELLEADLLDEVAAPGIIPTYSQISGLGQKTVRKVIRNCFERASFSDPLPEELRTRRRLVPKKEALYGIHFPAPDSSVEELNNGRSAGHYREIFEEFFLMELGLALKRRQARGEPGIPFTIEETRRADWQGQLPFDLTKAQRQALNEIYSDMGRGAPMNRLLQGDVGSGKTIVSLLAAVAAIENGYQVALMAPTEILAEQHCRTAQKILAPFKIPAGLLLGSQTALEKERNRSRIRRGLFSLVIGTHALISDGVQFAKLGLVIIDEQHRFGVLQRMALRQKGEEGSLVPDVLVMTATPIPRTLAMTVYGDLDLSIIDEMPPGRQPTRTQIIESRNRGMLYGIIREALERKEQGYVVYPLIEESEKLALKDATQMCEELKKILPEHRIALLHGRIVADEKETIFRKFRAGEVDLLVSTTVIEVGVDVPNATLMVIEHADRFGLSQLHQLRGRIGRGVKAGSCLLVSDYRKTENAYRRLEVMCATNDGFRIAEEDLKIRGAGDFLGTRQSGLPDLRVANLLRDYPILKVAREEAFQLIDNDPGLLSHSLLKQELLRRWKERLALSDVG
- the pheA gene encoding prephenate dehydratase, whose amino-acid sequence is MPKNELERLRRQIDALDAQFLKLLNRRAGIVLKVGKAKKTSREEFYTPHREKLLMERLKKRNKGPFPTRAIPSVFSEIISASRSLHAPMKVAYLGPEATFTHMAALRHFGRSCEMIPMTSISRVFEEVENKRTECGVVPIENSTEGVVGATLDRFQDSSLKIGAEIVLPIAHHFLTVTGGTRGVQRIYSHPQAVAQCRPWLEDKFSNTPIVEVESTARAAARAAEDSRSGAIASEEAAHVYRLKIAERHIEDNPNNMTRFLVLGRKNPGMTGSDKTSILFSVKDQVGVLYRMLEPFYRNKINLTKIESRPLKKKVWEYIFYLDMDGHLEEKRLQKALKELDQYCLFVKVLGSYPKATV